Within Tindallia magadiensis, the genomic segment AAAAATCGAAGAAAAAAGTTTTCAAATTATCCGATCAGAGTTAAAAGAACCTTTAACGCATCCGGAAATGGAAGATATGATTTTGCGGGTGATTCATACAACCGCCGATTTTACCTATGCCAATTTACTGCATTTCCATTGGGAGGAAGGCTTTCGGCCAGAATCAGTTTTTCAGCCGGGGAAAAAAATCTATACGGATACCCGAATGGCGCTTTCCGGGATTAATAAACGAAAGCTGAAAGCCTTGGGAATGGAAGCCTATTGCCTGGTAGATGATCCGGAAGTGGCAGCCCTCGCTAAAGAGCAGGGACGTACCCGCTCAGCCCTGGCTCTGGAAAAAGCAGCAGAAGATCCAGATACCAGTATCTATGTCTTTGGAAACGCTCCAACAGCTTTGTTTCGCCTATGTCAGCTAATGGATCAGCAACAAATAAGCCCTCAGCTGGTGATCGGTGCGCCCGTAGGATTTGTAGGAGCCGCTGAATCAAAGGAAATGCTATTGAATTACGACGTACCCAGTATTTCCGTCCAGGGCAGAAAAGGTGGCAGTACCGTAGCCGCGGCAATGGTGAACGCACTATTGAAAAGACAATAACAAGTATTATTCCGAGGATTGTGATGAAATGGCAAAAAAACATCTGAAAAAAGGCTTTACGACAGGAGCCTGTGCCGCCGCCGCTTCTAAAGCAGCGGCAACCATGTTGGTGGAGCAAAAAATTGTGACACAAACTTCTCTGATCCTACAAGGGGAAGAAAAATATTTTGAGATCCTGGGCTCTAAGTATACAGCAACCAACAGCTCCTGTTATGTCATTAAAGATGCCGGTGACGATCCGGATATTACCAATGGAGCCACAATCATGGCTACTGTAGCCTGGCGTCAGGATACTACCCTCTGCCTTATTGCTGGCGAAGGAATTGGCATTGCCCGAAAAAAAGGACTTCCCATTCCGCCGGGAGAACCGGCGATTAATCCGGTCCCTCGGAAGATGATCAGCGAAGCCGTGCGGGAAATCATTGGATACCAGCGGGGAGCGGATATCACCCTGTCCATACCGGGAGGAGAAAAACTGGCTGAAAAAACCTTTAATCCACGTCTTGGCATTGAAGGAGGTCTTTCTATTATTGGAACCACCGGTATTGTGGAACCCATGTCTACGGACGCCTGGATCAAAACCCTGGAGATAGAATGCCGTGTCATGGCCGCTGCTGGCAATTTGCAGTGGATTGGCGTTCCGGGAAATCATGGCCGGGATATGGCTTGTCAGACCTTAGGCCTGCCAAAAGAAAAAATGCTTAAATTCGGGAATTTTCCCGACACTCTGCTGGAACAGGCAGAAGAACAAGGAATAGAGAGCCTGTTGCTGGTGGGGCATATTGCCAAACTAGTTAAAATAGCCGGAGGTATTTTTCATCTTCACAGCAAGGTGGCCGATGGAAGACTGGAAACATTAACCGCACAACTGGTGAAACATAAAGCCCCTTACTCCCTGTTAGAAGAAGTAGTATGGGCCAATACAGTAGAAGAAGCTGCTGGACTGATCCAGCAAAAAGGTCCCGCCGGTTTTTTTGATCATCTTAGCCAGAGCGTTACGGAAAAAGCCGCTGCTCGTACCGGTGATCAGGTACTGGTAGGTACCATCTTATTTTCTTATGAAGAAGGAATTCTGGGCATGTGTTCCCAGGCAAAAAACATCCTGGAGGTGATGACCCCATGAAAAAGATTTTTGTAATCGGTATGGGCCCGGGCCATCCGGATTATCTGTTACCAGCGGCAAAAGAGGCACTGAAACAATGTGACCTGCTGGCTGGCGGAGCCCGACTGATTGAAAGTGCTGAAGCCTTTTCGGCAAAAAAGGTGGAAACCTTTCCCCTTAAGGGCGAATTAAAAGCGTGGTGTCATCAGCTTCAGGAAAAAATGCAACAAAATCCTGAAGGACAAACAGGCCTACTGCTCTCCGGTGATACGGGATGCCATAGCCTGGTACCGGTGTTGCACCGGTATTTCGATCCTAATGCCCTCATTCTGGTGCCCGGGATCAGCTCCATCCAGCTGTTTCTAAGTCATCTTCAGCTCCCCTGGACCAACGGCCCTGTCATTAGCTTGCATGGGCGCCGCCACCAGTGGATGGATGTTCTGCGGCACCACTTTTTTATCAATCTACTCACCGACGCCGGCAGCTCTCCGGATCTTCTAGCCAAAGAACTGCTGGATGCCGGTCATACAGAAGCGTATATGGCGGTAGGTGAGAATCTTTCATATAAACATCAACGCCTGTTGCTGGGCACACCGGCCGAGATCATTCAACAGGCACCTTATCAAATGAATGTGGTGGTGATCAGTCTTGACGCAACAATTATCAAACACTTGCAACATCGAAAATTGGCAATGGATTCCATCACCAGGCCTTCCAGATGAAGCCTTTCTTCGGGGAAAAGCACCGATGACCAAGCAGGAAGTTCGCTGGACCCTTCTGGCAATGCTACAGATTCGTCCCGGCATGACCCTGTTAGACCTAGGTTGTGGAAGCGGATCTGTAACGGTGGAAATGGCAAGAATGAACAAACCCGGCCAGGTATATGCATTGGAGCAAAAATCCGAAGCCCTTGAACTAACCAGCGCAAACCTTGAGCGGTTTGCCATCGAAAACGTCACCTTAATAGAAGGACGAGGCGAAAAAGAAATAAAAGACTTACTACAACTGGACCGAGTGTTTATAGGCGGTGCCGGCGGTGCATTGGGAGAAATCCTGACCCAGCTTCCTGAAAAAATGAAGCCAGGCGGAAAAATCCTTATAACAGCCGTCACTCTGGAAACCATGGCCCAGGCAAAGGCCATGCTTCAACAGCCGCCCTTTACTAACCTGAAGATACTGCAAACCGGCATTACCAGGTATGTTCCCAGAGCTGGATACATGATGGCTCAG encodes:
- the cbiD gene encoding cobalt-precorrin-5B (C(1))-methyltransferase CbiD, with the translated sequence MAKKHLKKGFTTGACAAAASKAAATMLVEQKIVTQTSLILQGEEKYFEILGSKYTATNSSCYVIKDAGDDPDITNGATIMATVAWRQDTTLCLIAGEGIGIARKKGLPIPPGEPAINPVPRKMISEAVREIIGYQRGADITLSIPGGEKLAEKTFNPRLGIEGGLSIIGTTGIVEPMSTDAWIKTLEIECRVMAAAGNLQWIGVPGNHGRDMACQTLGLPKEKMLKFGNFPDTLLEQAEEQGIESLLLVGHIAKLVKIAGGIFHLHSKVADGRLETLTAQLVKHKAPYSLLEEVVWANTVEEAAGLIQQKGPAGFFDHLSQSVTEKAAARTGDQVLVGTILFSYEEGILGMCSQAKNILEVMTP
- the cbiE gene encoding precorrin-6y C5,15-methyltransferase (decarboxylating) subunit CbiE, with translation MKKIFVIGMGPGHPDYLLPAAKEALKQCDLLAGGARLIESAEAFSAKKVETFPLKGELKAWCHQLQEKMQQNPEGQTGLLLSGDTGCHSLVPVLHRYFDPNALILVPGISSIQLFLSHLQLPWTNGPVISLHGRRHQWMDVLRHHFFINLLTDAGSSPDLLAKELLDAGHTEAYMAVGENLSYKHQRLLLGTPAEIIQQAPYQMNVVVISLDATIIKHLQHRKLAMDSITRPSR
- a CDS encoding precorrin-8X methylmutase, with the protein product MEIEWNPEKIEEKSFQIIRSELKEPLTHPEMEDMILRVIHTTADFTYANLLHFHWEEGFRPESVFQPGKKIYTDTRMALSGINKRKLKALGMEAYCLVDDPEVAALAKEQGRTRSALALEKAAEDPDTSIYVFGNAPTALFRLCQLMDQQQISPQLVIGAPVGFVGAAESKEMLLNYDVPSISVQGRKGGSTVAAAMVNALLKRQ
- the cbiT gene encoding precorrin-6Y C5,15-methyltransferase (decarboxylating) subunit CbiT; its protein translation is MTKQEVRWTLLAMLQIRPGMTLLDLGCGSGSVTVEMARMNKPGQVYALEQKSEALELTSANLERFAIENVTLIEGRGEKEIKDLLQLDRVFIGGAGGALGEILTQLPEKMKPGGKILITAVTLETMAQAKAMLQQPPFTNLKILQTGITRYVPRAGYMMAQAENPVTIFCADLLSAT